The Passer domesticus isolate bPasDom1 chromosome 15, bPasDom1.hap1, whole genome shotgun sequence nucleotide sequence AGGCATCTTCTATTACTGAGGCAAAAGGTGAAACTCTAGAATCACACACTGGTAACTGCACACATGTATTGAACACTGTGAGGTGAGCCcaagcaggagagctgggattaGCATTAGTTTAGCATTAGAGCTCCTGCTGAGGCTCTCCTGTACAGTGACCCCAAAATGCCACTCCAGTGATAACTTTTAGAAGTATATTATATAATTAACAGAAATAGAATTGTGACCAGGGATGGTGTGGAACCCAAACATCATTTGAAGTGAAGCTGGACCTCGAGCACTACTGAAGAGCTGTTACAAGAACTGTGTTCAAAGCCATTAAAATACCCACTGGAAACACCAGAGTCCATTTGAACAATTTATTAGTATCCTCTTTTTTTACAAGTTTTAGAAAAAGAATCCCAGGATTTTGCCTCCTGTGTGTTTTCGTCTCGCCTCCTCATGGTCCATGATGCCAGCTGAGGTTGTCAGTACAATATACCTGCCAAGAGAGAGCAGAAGGTCAGTTTATCTCCCTGTTCCAGGCTGCTGCAACCTGACAGCACCAACTTCATCAGTGTTACAACAGCAAGGCCTGTTCCTGTAACAGGCCCAACACAGTGGGACTGATTATCAACAGTGCAAAAGCAGCTTCtctcctgagcacagctctgcagcacacacGGGACACTGACACACTTCTGTTCCACAACTATTTGCCTCTTTCCCTGCACATTCCCACTGGGCAGTCCCTGTCCAGCTGCTGGACAGGTTTCTAGCCCAAGTCCACTTCTATCCTGCACAGATGCTGCTCCCCAGTGCAGAACACTGCCTGGGGCAGTGTTGGCCACTGCCAACATCTGCACTGTTAACACACCTCACCCAATGTCTGAGAACCTCCTGTCCCACTCTAAATACTCTTTAACCCTCCCAATGACAACACAGAGTAGCTACACGGGGCCAGCTGAAGCAGGAGTTACTGCTGGAGCTTTAAGAACTGGAACAGCACAGAACTGTTAATCAATTCTTCCTCTGATGGGACAGACTGGCTGAGGCCCTGGAGACCCTTCCTGCTCTGCCATCTGGTGCACTGGGAATTACAGCTCTCAATTCCACACATTTTGTGAAGAAAAGATACATTGCATAGTAGTAAGATTTCCTGTGTTGTGGAGGTTTGTTCAACAGGGGCTCCAAGTCCCTCATCACTTCATATGTGATTAATGTGCACAGTCTGGACAGGTGAATCCAAGTGAATTCCACTGACCTGGTAACTTACATAACTTCTTCCCCATTTAAGAATGGCCAttcagaaaaccaaaacaagtaTGAGAAAATCCTATTCCATTAAATTGTGAAATGGTGAAACAAGGATTTTAGCAAAGCCAAGCAGAAACAGATCCTTGCTTAGCAGTGTCCCTGTAAAACTGGTTTAAAAGGGCATTTATATGGAGGATGGATTTTTACACTGGAATTTAACTCCAGGCTGTTCAGAGGAGAAGGTGCCAGGTGAGTCTAACTCAGGCAGTTTGTGAGTGAAACATTTTTACACACAACACACAATTGACCCCCCTCATACTCACCCAAACTGACGGGAAGGCAGCAGGTTGTTCTGCCACTTTTCCAAATCCTTCAGCTGCACATCAAATCTGGGACTGATTACACCACACTGTAAGAGAGGATTCCATTACAAACTGAAGAACTTTATGGATTTGCACATGTGTGATCCAGCTCCCTGCCTAAAGGGCTTCACCCAGTGCTGTCACACACTCTGTTACCCACAGCACCAGTGATGCTTCCTCCCTTGCTCCCACTGGgacctccatccctgctcctgcctcagcctcacccctgctgctcccctgaaCAGCCCTGAACTGCTGCTGAAGCTACACCACCCACTGATGCCCACACCTGGGGAAGCACAAAAGCAGGCTGTAACATCAGCAACATTCCTGGGATTGCTCGGGGATATTCCACCTCTAACCACCACACACAGTTagcacaaaaaaccccacgTAGATTTTAACCAGGAAGAAATTAACACATAACTGGAATTTTCAAGGTAATTGTGTTACTGACCAAGaccccagcaccaccaccagtTACCTCACTGGCTCCAATTATCTTAACAACTATCCAACACCAACCAGAAGCACACCTTCCTGCACTACACACATCTTCCTGAAATAAACAACTGTTCCCTTATTGCAATCACTGAGAGAAGCATTATATCCATTAGCCTGGAAAATCCATATCATCCTGGAAGAGTTCAATGAACACCACCCTCAAACCTGGCCTTTTATTACACACACATAACACTGTGTCCACTGTAATTACTGTGTCTACTGTAACTGCTACAGCAACTTGGGGGTGTCAGCATTATCTGCCTCACACACTCTGCAATTTCAGACGGCATATTTATTCATCAGGACAGCCCCCAACACACTCTGGCCAAGACatgtcttttatttctttatgaaGAGCCAACTCTCACAGGTTGGCTGTAAACAATGATGCACAGCAAGTCACACAGAACTACACAGCTCAGCAGTTTGAGACATAAGCATGGAAGAATttccaaaacacacacaaatgcCTCATATGCCCCAGGAACCTCACAGGCACCAATTAATGGGACATTCAACTTTTCCTCACTGCAGGCAAAGcccccctggcagcaggagaaaggTTTGTCTTCTCCACATCTGCAGCTATCAAACATCAACTGGAAACCAACTCAGCCCCTGTCTCTGCAGACAAGTCTTCCAGACAGCTTAAACATCAAAGAAACTGGGAAAGCACCAGGTAGCCACAAAGCCTTTGAACAGAGAGAAATACACAGCACGTGCAAGCAGCCTTCCCTGAAAGCATATCTCACACAGTCAAGAGTTTAAAAGAAATGTAATTAGTGACCCATGCCACTTTGAATGCAAATTAACCATCCTTTTAACTGATAACACCCATGCTACTCTTATTTACTTGGATTCAACAAATACACCTCCTTTACAAGCAGTTCTTTTAGAAATGGAGCAGACAaatatgacattttaaaaaaactctTCTTTAAACACTTCTTTAGAGAACTGAATTCAGGAAGACAAATCCTACCTTGTTGAGTCTGCCTGTGAGGTTGACAACAatcttcccagctctgtggtcATCAATAATCTCGAATTCACCAATGTACCCTGCAGCAGACCAGCAGACAGAGACACACGTAACACTTAGCTACAATAACACAACCAATCAACTATGTTGCACCAAGTTCAAGCAGCTGGATTTCCATGGTTACCGCAGCACCCGGACTCGGGGAGCGGGCGGGACTCACCGTGCTTCATCATCACGGTGAGGAAGCGGACGATGACCTTGGAGCACGGCCGGATGAGCACCTGGCGCTTGCCTCGCTTCTCTGCATTGTTGATGCTTTTGAGAGCATCGGCCAGAACGTTCATGCGCACCATGGTGcctgggggagggagggagggagggcacaCTCACTGCACGGCCCCCTGAGGGGCACAGCACACCGAGCAGCGCCAGGGCTCGCTGTACAGCTGAACCACCCAACATGGCACAAACCTGCATTAAACCTCCAACAGCACTCTCGGGCTAAAGCAGCAAAGCCAGTCACACGCTCAGCGGTGATCAAGAGTCACCATAACACAGTACAAAAACGTGGCTTTATCAAAGCACACACACGATTTCAAAACCCAGGCACCATGTCAGCAGTGTGACAGCTCCTCAGGTAAATCAGTCTGGCCTTAAAACCCAATCAGCACCCAACTGCACAGCACCAGTGCTGGGCAATACCGAGATCCTACGTGGTATTAAACCAACAGATGCTGCTCGGCTCACTGCTCCGCAAAAATCCTGCGGGATGCACAGACACAACGGCCCGCCAAGGACAGccggcagcagctctgaggctcGCCAAGAGGAGCCGCGGAGCAGCCCCGGCACGGCAGGGATGACTCGGCACCGCCGCCGCTCCCACAGAGCCCGGGCGCCGCCAGCACGGTCCcggcgctgcccctgccccgggGCACACGAGGGCTCTGCCCACGGGGACACCGACACCGCTCCGGCCAACTcccgcccggccgccgccgcctcctcccggcccggccgcgcgATCCGCGCGCCCCTcagcgccccggccccgccgctgccccgcgccctgcccggcccggctccccgcagctccggcccggCCTCCCGCCGCGCGCCCTGAGGAGCGCGGGGCCCCGGCCGGGAGGAGCCGCCCCCCGCGCCGCATTCCGGGGGCTCCGGACGGCGCCAGGGCCGGTGCCGGCGGCTCAAAGCGGGCCGGGCGGGTAGCGCGGTGCCCGCTGGgcgcggcggcgcgggcggggcgCGCTTGGGGCGCGGATGGCGGCGGGACGGGGCGGATGCTGCgcgcccgcggcccggccccacTCACCGAGAGCGCGATGGCGGAAAAGGAAGAGCCCGGGCCGCGCGGGCTGATGGGAGGGCCGGCGGCGGGAGGAGATATCGCGAGACTTCGCCTCTCAAGCCTGGCCTTCCCCATTGGCCGAGGCCGCGCGCCGCACTTCCGGAGCGACGACGCCGCCTGgctgccatggcaacggggACGCTCAGCTCGCGGACGGAGGGGCACGAGGGACAAAAAGCTGCGCTCCGCCGGGCAGCGTGCACGGATGGAACCCCGGCCCGGGACAGgagcggggacacggggacagcgccACACGGGGCTGCGGTGAGCACAGCCCCGCTGAGGATGGGCTGTGCCGGTAGTGAGCTCGCACTCCGAAGGGGCACAGGGCACCCGTGGCGTTCTCCACTGtggggaacagagctggggacaccgCGCCGTGCCACCGCCCCAGCATCTCCCCACCGACAGGCACTTCAACCCTGCCCACGTCCCCTGCTCCACTGAAAAATGCATTGACACCCTTCTCTGGTTCTCTTTAGTCTGTATTTACCTGCCCAACAGTTACAATAGACACTGAAGTGAGTTCATTTAAAACAGTAAACTTTTAAAACATTAACACAGGTTTtagctttttaaagaaaaacagttcagttttaaaaaaggagggagagatCATAGAAAAGCACAAACAATTCAGGCTTATTTACAGAGTCAAACTCAGCATATTCATTGTGATTTTGTATACAGACAAACATTCATAAAACCAAACGTGCTACAAGGCTCCATGACAACAGCAGTTTCCAGAACAATCAGCTCTTAAGGTTACACACACCTTCACTCATTTTCTACATCTCAGTGCAATGAGTTCACACTACAGCTAGATAACTGAACACAGATTTATACACTCCAGACCCCTACTGCACACATTCTCAGGCACACGCAGCCAAAGGAAGCAAACAGATCAGTGAGACAAGGAACCACTTCTGCCCCCATCTGGGATGTGGGCCCCAGCCACGGCCACTCTCACTCTGCCAATTGTCCTCCTGCCACGAGGATCAGTAGTAACAAGCCTCCAGAACTGCCTCTCACACTTGCTGTAGCCACAGTTAATGACCAGCAAATCTAACACAGTCACAGAAACACTATCAGGCATTACAGCTCTGCTGTTGGGGGAGTCATGCCCAGGGTGTGTTTGATGAAGACACTTAACAAGCTCCACACATCAAAGAAGAGGATGTCTCAGACAGGAtcagctccaggctgcagaACCCTACTCAGCACAGCAAGAGACaaacccacagcagctgctggaatgACTTTTTCACTTCATCAGGgagccaattaaaaaaaaaaaaagtcagtgagCAATACAACTTCTATTGTCTTAATTATACATTAATTCTCAAAACTGTTCCCAAGAAAACCTTCTACTAGAGTGAACAGCAGTTAAGCCTTCAttcattcttcttttccttgtgcTTGAGAAGTTTGTTGATCTCCCTTTTTGCCATTCCAATGTACTTCGTGATGATCCCATGTTGGTTTAGTCCAGGAAACAGTAACAAGAAGCTTACTaaagaggagaaggagaaagaaaaaccaaTTAATACTCCCTTAACAAGCTTCTGCCACTCTGCAATTCTTTGCTTCCCTTAAGGCCCATTAATTgcttgaaaagagaaaaacataaGCCTGCAACAAAACCAACCCACCAGACTTTATCAAACACTACTTCTAGCAGTCTCAATCCATTTCAGGCAGCAACAAGAGAGCTCCTGGTGTTTTGCATGCCCACACTTACCAATAAGGTAGGTCAGAAAGAGATTGTGAACTTGCTGTCCAATCCAGGCAACCACAGCAAGAGTGAAGACCATGGTCATGAAGTACTGGAAGTGAAAAGGGCAGAGTCAGCACAGACCTGCTGGGGattctcccttccctgcagtGTTTGGCAGCACTTCAACACTTCACACTAATGTGAAGCTTTCTGGCTCTTCCCACGTGATACCTATGCACAGGCATGTTAAAATTAAGATTACAGGATATGTGATTGTCTATTCTCACTTATTTTCAGACCATCAGCTGGCCATGGTCACGTTCTTTTTTGTCCAGAATCCCTCAGTGCCAGACTGTGCCATCCCCAGTGCTGCACCCACACTGGTGTGGGACAGTGCCTCAGTACCTCATGCACCAGCTGGCACACTACTGAAGATCCAGGTTTTTGGACAGTTTGTGCACACTCGAAACAGCTTGTTTCCAAAAATTTATCTATCCAGAGAAATCCAGCCTTCCTTTATCTAATTATCAAGGGTATGCTCCTGAACTACACAGAACTGCAAGTTTTGAAGTTTAGTATCTTGCACTCCAGGTCTGAATGAATGTGTGACCAAGACCAAGTCACAGCCTGGAGTGCCAGTTGTTGGTTTGGAGTACCAGCTCATTCAGGCACATGTTTGCCAAAATACTTCAGACAAAATCTTAAGACAACAGAGATTAATTCCTAGCACTCAGTACCATTTTAGGCTTCTCTTCCTTCAGAGTGAAGAGGCGCTTCCACCAGCCAACAATGCGGCGGCGAGCTTTCACCAAATTGCTGCAGATCTCATGaaacctctgctgctgctccgtGGTCCTTTTAttaaagggaggggaaaaaaaaccagaaacaagAATTCAAGAtttaatttaagattttaaaaatccccCATGGCATTTTGCCAGCAGTAAAAATGTACCCAGTGTTTACCCCAGCATTTCCTTTCCTTGATACCTTACTGAGCACTGCAAGGAAGTGCCCATGTAATTTTCCTGTGTGCTGACTGTTAATTAAATTGACTCCCTGACCTTAATCTGCTCCAGTGTGATACACACAAATAATGCTTATCTACATAAGAACATTTATCCATTAGTCATCCTAAAGCATATACTTTAAAATTCACCTTTAACTCAAAATGTTGTTCAAATTAGGTTCTTCAAGTTGCTGCTTGTATACAACACTTGCTTTTTTCAAATCTGTTTCAATCACAATCACACTCTCTGCATTACTCTCTTTTATCACATTTACTACTGCTTTTTTCCAAACAATCAGTACTCTTCCACACAATTCAACTTTTCAGTATATATTATCCATTAATTAGTAAAAACTAGTCTAGCAGGACTAATTAGCATCTTTAATGGAGAGTACAGAATGTGCCtacttcttaaaaaaacctgatttttttaaaatctgatttttccaCAAGAAAAGGAACAATAAAGGTATCTTGTAGTAGTAGTTATCTTCCAGAAAGAGAATGAAGAACATGTTGCTGCTGTCCTCACTTCATGTATTATAGAGATTGCTGACTTCTCACTACAATGACTCTACAAATTAACTACTTGATATCCACAAATCAGATATCCATTTTGATAAAGATCACAATTACACTCAATAAACTTTCAACTGAAGCTTTCCTCACCACTTATTAGAGCCAAAGATTCGAGGAGCAAGAGCAGGAACCAGGTAATCAGCCAGGCAGAGGAACATAACCAAACAGGAGACACCTGAGAGAACTGATGGGTCCAAATAGTAGATCATCCtgcagaaagaagagaaattatttctgagtGCTCCAACTGCTCAACACTAGACATGCTTGGTCACTTCTTCAGACTGCTCAGAGCTTCCAGACCTACTCTCTTGCCTAACCTCaaacaaaattacaaatttacaaaaaattacaaattacaaaattacaaaaaaagtctttttctcATAATATACCAGATAAGAATATGCTACAAGCAAATAAGGTTCAAAGTTCAGTAGAAGTAAAATTTCGTCATTATTATTCTCTCAGAAATAGATCAAGAGTGAACTTAACACTGATTAAGGGATGAGTGAGTGAACACATGAAATAACCAGGTAGAGTAAAAGCTCTTAATTTTGTTGCTCAAGTCACAGAACCCAGATCCACTAGAGGCTGTCATTTGCTCTGTCTCTCCTGGCAGAGCCAGCCAAACCTGTTCTGGACAAGAGGCCACCAATCTCCACTTCAAGCAGGGCTGCATTCTCCATATTCAGTCTGCCATCACTCAAACACAGCAGAAGGGCAACTGGGTAAGAAGCAGCTGATCTCCTAAGTGTCTGATAACACCCAGCTGGGCCCTCTGCTATCCCACTGTGCTTCACAGAACTTCCTGAAAACTGAAACAGTGGAAGCAAAGAAATGACCCAGCCCTTGGTGGGGCTGTTCTGTGCATCTGCAGagtgctcctgcagggccaTGTGTTCTGTTCATCTGCACAGCCACACTGTGCTGGGTGTTCAAGGTCATTTTGCTGAGTTCAGAACCAGAAGCAGTTCTGCATTTCCACAAAGTATTACTCAGCACAAGATCTTCCCTCCTATAATCACAGAGTTTATAACAGAATACCCTCAACTTCACACAATTACTTCTTTTAAAAGTGACTTTTCAGTTTCCATTTGATTCCCACCTTCGTCATCTCccctaaaagcaaaaaaatttatattaaCCAAAACACCAATCATCCCTGCCTCACCTGGTTCAacattttttgtaatttctctCCTCATTGCAGGAACAGTTACAGCTGGCAAACTGCAGAGCTGGCACAAACAGCTGCCTGTGCAAGGCAGCCAGGTCATCTTTACTACCATGTTACATGAAGGCACATCCAAATGCCTCCAGCACCTCCAAACAGACAGGCAACATCCTTCCACCCTGCTGACTGAAGTTACCTGCAGtcctcccttttctcctttctcaaaaaacatgacaaagaatattaaaaaccCTAGTTgtgtaaaaaaacccctgaactTATCCTAAACCCACAGCAAAGAGGCAGAATAGGAGATTGTGCCCTAGGGAAACAAGCTTTCTGTAAGGATACTGCTGGTGGTGGGGCGACCAAAGGAGATCATGAGATCTGAGTAAGAAGCAGGGGACAAAGAATGAGGGCAGAACATGAATGCACCACTGAAGAACATCCAGCTGAGCACAGTAAAAACCCCAGCAACTACTGCTGGCAAACAGCTTTTGCAGAAACCATTCTGAGCAGGATGTGAATCACGTTACTTCCTGCTTTCATTACTTCTGGTTTTACTTTCCATCAAAGTTCACAcgttttaagaaaaaagaacCTAGAGTAAAAACCTTTCCATTAGACCTCTCCAAATGTCTACTAATTTTCCTGATAGGTTTGGAACCAGCCATGAAGATGCAGTGATGCTGCAGGCTCCTCCAGAAGGTACTcacaggaaggagaaggaaacaaCACTCATCAGGGCCAGAGGAAACCAGGCTCGCTCCCAGCGCAGGACTTTATCCGTCATCAGGATCACTTCTCCCCATCCT carries:
- the RPS15A gene encoding small ribosomal subunit protein uS8, which translates into the protein MVRMNVLADALKSINNAEKRGKRQVLIRPCSKVIVRFLTVMMKHGYIGEFEIIDDHRAGKIVVNLTGRLNKCGVISPRFDVQLKDLEKWQNNLLPSRQFGYIVLTTSAGIMDHEEARRKHTGGKILGFFF
- the ARL6IP1 gene encoding ADP-ribosylation factor-like protein 6-interacting protein 1 isoform X1; protein product: MAEGDNNSVYQLAAETASLEEQLQGWGEVILMTDKVLRWERAWFPLALMSVVSFSFLMIYYLDPSVLSGVSCLVMFLCLADYLVPALAPRIFGSNKWTTEQQQRFHEICSNLVKARRRIVGWWKRLFTLKEEKPKMYFMTMVFTLAVVAWIGQQVHNLFLTYLIVSFLLLFPGLNQHGIITKYIGMAKREINKLLKHKEKKNE
- the ARL6IP1 gene encoding ADP-ribosylation factor-like protein 6-interacting protein 1 isoform X2 — its product is MPQLAAETASLEEQLQGWGEVILMTDKVLRWERAWFPLALMSVVSFSFLMIYYLDPSVLSGVSCLVMFLCLADYLVPALAPRIFGSNKWTTEQQQRFHEICSNLVKARRRIVGWWKRLFTLKEEKPKMYFMTMVFTLAVVAWIGQQVHNLFLTYLIVSFLLLFPGLNQHGIITKYIGMAKREINKLLKHKEKKNE